Proteins from one Cryptomeria japonica chromosome 4, Sugi_1.0, whole genome shotgun sequence genomic window:
- the LOC131031235 gene encoding putative pentatricopeptide repeat-containing protein At3g23330 isoform X1, producing the protein MVTAMATMELPPPFPFSHMNSTHKGEIGLSITAHSPVPVKQKPKLETDNNISSHKSEIDAVSKQRRLKKELGILASLQRKRDIALGMDIYGHLLEVCTATKAMTEGKQLHAHILKSGLEQNQYVGTKLIILYSVCLSMQDARLVFDRIHERNVILWTAMIRGYARNGIFDEALRLFYKMQETGVQPDNFVYPLALKACGGLLDLDKGKKIHCQIVRNRLESDVFVGTALLDMYVKCGRIENARQVFEKMSKRDVVLWNAMITGYAQNGHSNEALKLFHQMLESGVKPNSTTMVSVLPAYADLGDLQEGVWIHDYIIKNQFESDISGRNSLIAMYAKCGNISIARMLFDKMSKRDVVSWNAMIAAYARNAHDKEAFALFRQMQLSGVKPNSVTIVSILPVCARSADSLKGKEIHNYIIKHGFESNILVKNALIDMYAKCGYTQVARQLFDRMPKKDTVSWNAMISGYVSAGYNSNALELFGQMQLEKIKPNEITMLCVLPAFSDITDPDQKKWIQDFVTRSGLESSVSAGTALVSMYSKFGKMEVAKNVFEKMSNRDVAVWNTLIAGYAKTEYRNEALTLFSQMQLEGVIPNSSTIVSVLYVCADLAALRQGKCIHSYLIRSGLELDVYFCNALVTMYAKCGRIKTARKLFDEMPERDVVSWNAMIAGYGMHGYGKDAFELFSQMQLSGLMPDYVTFIGVLSACSYAGLVHEGWQYFDSMNRDYCITPRMEHYACMVELLGRLGRLYEALDFIKMMPIKPEAKVWRTLLSACRKHHNIQLGKRAAQCLIELEPQNVVYYELLLNIYAAAGRWDDVVKVRKLQKDRGLEKSPGYSWIEIKNRVHAFVVGDKSHPQTDKIYAQLKSLVGHMKAVGYVPDTSFVLHDVEEEVKEDVLFSHSEKLATSFGLINTNPGKPLWITKNRTVCSDCHTALKFISKIEDREINLRDSNRFHHFKDGLCSCGDYW; encoded by the coding sequence ATGGTCACTGCCATGGCAACCATGGAGCTGCCACCCCCATTTCCATTCTCTCACATGAACTCCACCCACAAAGGAGAAATTGGGCTCTCAATCACAGCTCATTCTCCTGTCCCTGTAAAACAGAAGCCGAAACTAGAAACTGACAACAACATCAGCAGCCATAAGTCTGAAATCGATGCTGTATCTAAGCAGAGAAGATTGAAGAAGGAATTGGGCATCTTGGCTTCTTTGCAGAGGAAGAGAGACATTGCTTTGGGGATGGACATATATGGACATCTATTGGAGGTCTGCACTGCCACGAAAGCAATGACAGAAGGTAAGCAACTCCATGCCCATATACTTAAAAGTGGACTCGAACAAAACCAATACGTGGGAACCAAGCTTATAATACTGTATTCTGTGTGCTTGAGCATGCAGGATGCAAGGCTTGTTTTTGATAGAATTCACGAAAGAAACGTTATCTTGTGGACTGCCATGATTAGAGGGTATGCTAGGAATGGGATTTTTGATGAGGCTCTTAGATTATTTTATAAAATGCAAGAGACAGGGGTACAACCTGATAACTTTGTTTATCCCCTGGCCCTTAAGGCGTGCGGTGGGTTGTTGGATCTGGACAAAGGGAAGAAGATACATTGCCAGATTGTGAGAAATCGgcttgaatctgatgtttttgtgGGTACTGCTCTTTTAGATATGTATGTTAAATGTGGTAGAATTGAGAATGCACGTCAAGTCTTTGAAAAAATGTCTAAGAGAGATGTGGTTTTGTGGAATGCTATGATTACTGGCTATGCCCAGAATGGACACTCTAATGAGGCACTGAAACTCTTTCATCAGATGCTAGAGAGTGGGGTTAAACCGAATTCAACCACCATGGTGAGCGTCCTTCCGGCCTATGCGGATTTGGGTGATCTGCAAGAGGGTGTCTGGATCCATGATTATATTATTAAAAATCAGTTTGAATCGGATATTTCTGGAAGGAATTCCCTAATAgcaatgtatgcaaaatgtgggaaTATAAGCATTGCTCGAATGTTGTTTGATAAAATGTCAAAAAGAGATGTGgtttcatggaatgcaatgattgcagctTATGCCCGGAATGCACATGACAAGGAGGCATTTGCACTCTTTAGACAGATGCAATTGTCTGGTGTGAAGCCTAACTCAGTCACCATTGTAAGTATTCTCCCAGTATGTGCCCGCTCAGCAGATTCGCTCAAGGGGAAAGAGATCCATAATTACATAATTAAGCATGGATTTGAGTCAAACATTCTTGTCAAAAATGCGCTTATAGACATGTATGCCAAATGTGGATATACACAAGTTGCACGGCAGTTGTTTGATAGAATGCCAAAAAAAGATAcagtctcatggaatgcaatgatttcaGGCTATGTTTCTGCTGGATATAACAGTAATGCCTTGGAACTCTTCGGGCAAATGCAGCTAGAGAAAATCAAACCAAATGAAATCACTATGCTATGTGTTCTCCCAGCATTTTCTGACATTACAGATCCCGATCAAAAGAAGTGGATTCAGGATTTTGTAACGAGAAGTGGACTAGAATCCAGTGTTTCAGCAGGAACTGCCCTTGTATCTATGTATTCTAAGTTTGGAAAAATGGAAGTAGCAAAAAATGTGTTCGAAAAGATGTCTAATAGGGATGTGGCGGTATGGAATACACTAATTGCAGGTTATGCCAAAACTGAATACAGAAATGAGGCCTTGACACTCTTTTCTCAAATGCAACTAGAAGGGGTGATTCCCAATTCCTCTACCATAGTGAGTGTTCTCTATGTATGTGCCGATTTAGCAGCTCTCAGGCAAGGCAAGTGTATCCATAGTTATCTCATTAGAAGCGGACTTGAATTAGATGTTTATTTCTGCAATGCTCTGGTAACAATGTATGCAAAGTGTGGGAGAATCAAGACTGCACGCAAGTTATTTGATGAAATGCCTGAAAGAGATGTAGTttcatggaatgctatgattgcaggatatggaATGCATGGTTATGGCAAGGATGCCTTTGAACTTTTCTCCCAAATGCAGCTATCAGGTTTGATGCCAGACTATGTCACTTTCATTGGAGTTTTGTCTGCTTGTAGTTATGCAGGCCTTGTACATGAGGGCTGGCAATATTTTGATAGCATGAATCGAGATTATTGTATCACCCCCAGGATGGAGCATTATGCATGCATGGTTGAACTTCTTGGCCGTTTAGGACGTCTTTATGAAGCATTGGATTTCATTAAAATGATGCCTATAAAGCCTGAAGCAAAGGTGTGGAGGACCTTGCTTAGTGCTTGCAGAAAACATCACAATATACAGCTAGGCAAACGCGCGGCACAGTGCCTTATTGAGCTAGAGCCTCAAAATGTGGTGTATTATGAATTACTTTTAAACATTTATGCTGCTGCTGGTAGATGGGATGATGTAGTAAAGGTGAGGAAACTGCAAAAAGATAGGGGGTTGGAAAAGAGTCCAGGATACAGCTGGATTGAGATAAAAAACAGGGTTCATGCTTTTGTTGTAGGAGACAAATCGCACCCACAAACAGATAAAATATATGCTCAGCTGAAGAGCTTGGTTGGGCATATGAAAGCAGTAGGATATGTTCCAGACACAAGCTTTGTGCTACATGATGTGGAGGAAGAAGTAAAGGAAGATGTTCTTTTCAGCCACAGTGAGAAATTGGCAACTTCTTTCGGGCTTATTAACACAAACCCTGGTAAACCTCTATGGATAACAAAAAACCGTACAGTGTGTAGCGATTGTCATACTGCCTTAAAGTTCATCTCCAAAATTGAGGACCGAGAAATTAACTTGAGGGATTCAAATAGATTCCATCATTTCAAGGATGGATTGTGTTCCTGTGGAGATTACTGGTAA
- the LOC131031235 gene encoding pentatricopeptide repeat-containing protein At2g27610 isoform X2, with protein MIRGYARNGIFDEALRLFYKMQETGVQPDNFVYPLALKACGGLLDLDKGKKIHCQIVRNRLESDVFVGTALLDMYVKCGRIENARQVFEKMSKRDVVLWNAMITGYAQNGHSNEALKLFHQMLESGVKPNSTTMVSVLPAYADLGDLQEGVWIHDYIIKNQFESDISGRNSLIAMYAKCGNISIARMLFDKMSKRDVVSWNAMIAAYARNAHDKEAFALFRQMQLSGVKPNSVTIVSILPVCARSADSLKGKEIHNYIIKHGFESNILVKNALIDMYAKCGYTQVARQLFDRMPKKDTVSWNAMISGYVSAGYNSNALELFGQMQLEKIKPNEITMLCVLPAFSDITDPDQKKWIQDFVTRSGLESSVSAGTALVSMYSKFGKMEVAKNVFEKMSNRDVAVWNTLIAGYAKTEYRNEALTLFSQMQLEGVIPNSSTIVSVLYVCADLAALRQGKCIHSYLIRSGLELDVYFCNALVTMYAKCGRIKTARKLFDEMPERDVVSWNAMIAGYGMHGYGKDAFELFSQMQLSGLMPDYVTFIGVLSACSYAGLVHEGWQYFDSMNRDYCITPRMEHYACMVELLGRLGRLYEALDFIKMMPIKPEAKVWRTLLSACRKHHNIQLGKRAAQCLIELEPQNVVYYELLLNIYAAAGRWDDVVKVRKLQKDRGLEKSPGYSWIEIKNRVHAFVVGDKSHPQTDKIYAQLKSLVGHMKAVGYVPDTSFVLHDVEEEVKEDVLFSHSEKLATSFGLINTNPGKPLWITKNRTVCSDCHTALKFISKIEDREINLRDSNRFHHFKDGLCSCGDYW; from the coding sequence ATGATTAGAGGGTATGCTAGGAATGGGATTTTTGATGAGGCTCTTAGATTATTTTATAAAATGCAAGAGACAGGGGTACAACCTGATAACTTTGTTTATCCCCTGGCCCTTAAGGCGTGCGGTGGGTTGTTGGATCTGGACAAAGGGAAGAAGATACATTGCCAGATTGTGAGAAATCGgcttgaatctgatgtttttgtgGGTACTGCTCTTTTAGATATGTATGTTAAATGTGGTAGAATTGAGAATGCACGTCAAGTCTTTGAAAAAATGTCTAAGAGAGATGTGGTTTTGTGGAATGCTATGATTACTGGCTATGCCCAGAATGGACACTCTAATGAGGCACTGAAACTCTTTCATCAGATGCTAGAGAGTGGGGTTAAACCGAATTCAACCACCATGGTGAGCGTCCTTCCGGCCTATGCGGATTTGGGTGATCTGCAAGAGGGTGTCTGGATCCATGATTATATTATTAAAAATCAGTTTGAATCGGATATTTCTGGAAGGAATTCCCTAATAgcaatgtatgcaaaatgtgggaaTATAAGCATTGCTCGAATGTTGTTTGATAAAATGTCAAAAAGAGATGTGgtttcatggaatgcaatgattgcagctTATGCCCGGAATGCACATGACAAGGAGGCATTTGCACTCTTTAGACAGATGCAATTGTCTGGTGTGAAGCCTAACTCAGTCACCATTGTAAGTATTCTCCCAGTATGTGCCCGCTCAGCAGATTCGCTCAAGGGGAAAGAGATCCATAATTACATAATTAAGCATGGATTTGAGTCAAACATTCTTGTCAAAAATGCGCTTATAGACATGTATGCCAAATGTGGATATACACAAGTTGCACGGCAGTTGTTTGATAGAATGCCAAAAAAAGATAcagtctcatggaatgcaatgatttcaGGCTATGTTTCTGCTGGATATAACAGTAATGCCTTGGAACTCTTCGGGCAAATGCAGCTAGAGAAAATCAAACCAAATGAAATCACTATGCTATGTGTTCTCCCAGCATTTTCTGACATTACAGATCCCGATCAAAAGAAGTGGATTCAGGATTTTGTAACGAGAAGTGGACTAGAATCCAGTGTTTCAGCAGGAACTGCCCTTGTATCTATGTATTCTAAGTTTGGAAAAATGGAAGTAGCAAAAAATGTGTTCGAAAAGATGTCTAATAGGGATGTGGCGGTATGGAATACACTAATTGCAGGTTATGCCAAAACTGAATACAGAAATGAGGCCTTGACACTCTTTTCTCAAATGCAACTAGAAGGGGTGATTCCCAATTCCTCTACCATAGTGAGTGTTCTCTATGTATGTGCCGATTTAGCAGCTCTCAGGCAAGGCAAGTGTATCCATAGTTATCTCATTAGAAGCGGACTTGAATTAGATGTTTATTTCTGCAATGCTCTGGTAACAATGTATGCAAAGTGTGGGAGAATCAAGACTGCACGCAAGTTATTTGATGAAATGCCTGAAAGAGATGTAGTttcatggaatgctatgattgcaggatatggaATGCATGGTTATGGCAAGGATGCCTTTGAACTTTTCTCCCAAATGCAGCTATCAGGTTTGATGCCAGACTATGTCACTTTCATTGGAGTTTTGTCTGCTTGTAGTTATGCAGGCCTTGTACATGAGGGCTGGCAATATTTTGATAGCATGAATCGAGATTATTGTATCACCCCCAGGATGGAGCATTATGCATGCATGGTTGAACTTCTTGGCCGTTTAGGACGTCTTTATGAAGCATTGGATTTCATTAAAATGATGCCTATAAAGCCTGAAGCAAAGGTGTGGAGGACCTTGCTTAGTGCTTGCAGAAAACATCACAATATACAGCTAGGCAAACGCGCGGCACAGTGCCTTATTGAGCTAGAGCCTCAAAATGTGGTGTATTATGAATTACTTTTAAACATTTATGCTGCTGCTGGTAGATGGGATGATGTAGTAAAGGTGAGGAAACTGCAAAAAGATAGGGGGTTGGAAAAGAGTCCAGGATACAGCTGGATTGAGATAAAAAACAGGGTTCATGCTTTTGTTGTAGGAGACAAATCGCACCCACAAACAGATAAAATATATGCTCAGCTGAAGAGCTTGGTTGGGCATATGAAAGCAGTAGGATATGTTCCAGACACAAGCTTTGTGCTACATGATGTGGAGGAAGAAGTAAAGGAAGATGTTCTTTTCAGCCACAGTGAGAAATTGGCAACTTCTTTCGGGCTTATTAACACAAACCCTGGTAAACCTCTATGGATAACAAAAAACCGTACAGTGTGTAGCGATTGTCATACTGCCTTAAAGTTCATCTCCAAAATTGAGGACCGAGAAATTAACTTGAGGGATTCAAATAGATTCCATCATTTCAAGGATGGATTGTGTTCCTGTGGAGATTACTGGTAA